A section of the Bufo gargarizans isolate SCDJY-AF-19 unplaced genomic scaffold, ASM1485885v1 fragScaff_scaffold_189_pilon, whole genome shotgun sequence genome encodes:
- the GBX1 gene encoding homeobox protein GBX-1: MSAHWRAISTMHRPSGVGSTFSIDSLIGTPAVRPGQVLYTGYPMFMPYRPLVIPPSPLPPMGPMSSYNERLNNTFCASLGPGLPSMVALTTALPSFRDLPDGFYAQESQSGSTNSADGNRQQESHKTEEKSPNQTTYSESYPNLAGDSKLYSSDEEKMGGKTSEPGCSDHDEEETSGESCDENLPDQAQSPTRPRTKGKNASQDPCRDGAGTSGKSRRHRTAFTSEQLLELEKEFHCKKYLSLTERSQIAHTLKLSEVQVKIWFQNRRAKWKRIKAGNVNSRAGEPVRNPKIVVPIPVHVNRFTVRTQQLEGARP, encoded by the exons ATGTCTGCCCACTGGAGGGCAATAAGTACAATGCATCGACCTAGTGGGGTGGGCAGCACCTTCTCCATAGACTCTTTGATTGGGACCCCAGCAGTGAGACCAGGACAAGTTCTCTACACCGGGTACCCCATGTTCATGCCCTACAGACCTCTGGTGATTCCTCCATCTCCATTGCCTCCCATGGGTCCGATGTCCTCATACAACGAGCGCTTGAATAACACTTTTTGTGCCAGCCTTGGGCCAGGACTTCCCTCCATGGTCGCCCTCACCACAGCTCTGCCCAGCTTCAGAGACTTGCCTGATGGATTTTATGCTCAGGAATCTCAGAGTGGATCTACAAACTCTGCCGACGGAAACAGACAGCAAGAATCTCACAAGACAGAGGAGAAGAGTCCCAACCAAACCACCTACTCGGAATCCTACCCCAACCTGGCAG GAGACTCCAAGTTGTACAGCTCAGATGAAGAAAAGATGGGAGGAAAAACCTCAGAACCAGGCTGCAGTGACCATGATGAAGAGGAGACCTCTGGGGAGAGCTGTGATGAGAACCTTCCAGATCAAGCGCAAAGCCCAACAAGGCCCAGGACTAAGGGGAAGAATGCCTCTCAAGACCCATGCAGAGATGGAGCAGGGACTTCTGGCAAAAGCCGAAGACACAGGACAGCATTCACCAGTGAGCAGCTCCTGGAACTTGAAAAGGAATTCCACTGTAAGAAATACCTGTCCCTCACAGAGAGGTCTCAAATTGCCCACACTCTTAAACTCAGTGAAGTGCAGGTGAAAATTTGGTTCCAGAACCGCAGAGCAAAATGGAAACGCATCAAAGCTGGGAATGTCAACAGCCGTGCAGGTGAACCTGTTCGGAACCCAAAGATTGTGGTACCCATCCCCGTGCATGTCAACCGTTTCACTGTCAGGACCCAACAGTTGGAAGGGGCCCGACCATAG